One stretch of Nomascus leucogenys isolate Asia chromosome 9, Asia_NLE_v1, whole genome shotgun sequence DNA includes these proteins:
- the LOC105738759 gene encoding transmembrane epididymal protein 1-like has product MGGFEGHLYPGLSFFFYGLYHAQLVSRALICNAPVQHPPRHPWSKGRWARLWQIYYIGLVKILSACILVAQELHSIPRQFVLISKMYHQRNFMFRKQWQHLTLYMTFLLSGCVDMVSQNLLPKRCAALEQGAQALGMFIFLPLMVSHLQDTEGVELQSHVLLTQAMFLLTLVVTAELWAPNMPLIWIMKAFLYMITGSWLMHIGFMLFKPISGYQWMDDDRNDIMFVTTFFCWHVIFSAILMIWIYGFSFWWYCYIFVKA; this is encoded by the coding sequence ATGGGAGGCTTCGAGGGTCATCTGTACCCAGGGCTGTCTTTCTTCTTCTATGGACTTTATCATGCACAACTTGTCTCCAGAGCCTTGATATGCAATGCCCCTGTCCAGCATCCACCACGCCATCCCTGGAGCAAAGGAAGATGGGCGAGGCTATGGCAAATATACTACATTGGGTTGGTGAAGATACTGAGTGCCTGCATTTTAGTAGCCCAAGAGTTGCACAGCATTCCTAGACAGTTTGTACTTATCAGCAAGATGTATCATCAGAGAAACTTTATGTTCCGCAAACAGTGGCAGCATCTCACTCTCTATATGACTTTCTTGCTGAGTGGGTGTGTAGACATGGTGAGCCAGAACCTGCTGCCCAAGAGATGTGCTGCTCTGGAGCAAGGTGCCCAAGCTCTGGGCATGTTCATATTTCTGCCCCTGATGGTGTCTCACCTGCAGGACACAGAAGGAGTGGAGCTTCAGTCTCACGTGCTTCTCACCCAGGCCATGTTCCTGCTGACTCTGGTGGTGACCGCAGAGCTGTGGGCTCCCAATATGCCACTGATCTGGATCATGAAGGCCTTTTTGTATATGATCACAGGCTCTTGGCTGATGCACATAGGCTTTATGCTGTTCAAACCAATCTCTGGCTatcaatggatggatgatgaCAGAAATGACATTATGTTTGTCACCACCTTCTTCTGCTGGCATGTGATCTTCAGTGCCATTTTGATGATCTGGATCTATGGCTTCTCCTTTTGGTGGTATTGCTACATTTTTGTTAAGGCCTGA